From Toxorhynchites rutilus septentrionalis strain SRP chromosome 2, ASM2978413v1, whole genome shotgun sequence, a single genomic window includes:
- the LOC129768347 gene encoding calpain-B-like isoform X2: protein MPDATRASIESLVKEFNGGASGWKRLHQSRTRFMPIVFGRDGKPQPKKDFRSVDAQDFHDLRASCLRTRTLFEDPVFPADNSSLDFGGGLSLSHIKWLRPSEISPNPVFYEDSYSRFDVNQGELGDCWLLAAAANLTQEPHMFTRVVPEDNSFTVDYAGIFHFTFWRFGHWYDVVIDDRLPTHQGRLVYMRSSEKNEFWSALLEKAYAKLFGSYEALRGGSASEAMIDFTGGISETYDMKEAPKDLFQIIEKGFNNHAMFACSLEPDPQRPEAETAQGLIRGHAYSITMAKMVDIQTPNVKGKIPLLRLRNPWGNATEWNGSWSDQSPEWKYISEETKREIGLIFEVDGEFWISFQDFVKYFDRIEMCNLNPNCPIVQRTAYPWKQSAFEGEWVIGSTAGGCRNFPDTFWHNPQYVVALDNPDKDDDEAKATAIVSLLQKNRRSKQNKGTDCLTIGFIVYRVTERDLVKKPLPKEFFLRNASVARSTYINLREVTCRFRLDPGTYVVIPSTFEPNLEGEFMIRVFSECPNCMRENEDCVGVCDQDPRVAPDTNNSKSVAPIQILDSPDPTKPDPQRKAMERLFIEVAGSDGEIDWMELKMVLDHCFRDDITIAARGITRTYYMPTLESEIKKVKPVPPEAEPVGCGLLDILRNWYINMAGGDNRPAQETSTDLVVSKEKAPLLAADSIGAGFSKDSCRSMVAMLDEDGSGKLGFVEFQKLLTEIARWKAVFKLYDQGKTGHLNPFELRSALQSAGYHLNNNILNSLMHRYGSKEGEIWFDDFITCAVKIKTMIDIFSTKVVDGKNIASFSMDEWIHKTIYS from the exons AAACCTCAGCCGAAGAAGGACTTTCGCAGTGTAGACGCCCAGGATTTCCACGATCTCCGCGCAAGCTGTCTTCGCACCAGGACCCTATTTGAGGATCCGGTTTTCCCCGCGGACAATTCCTCACTCGATTTCGGCGGTGGTTTATCCCTGTCCCACATCAAATGGCTTCGGCCGAGCGAGATTTCACCGAATCCGGTGTTCTACGAAGACAGCTACTCGCGGTTCGATGTGAACCAGGGAGAGTTAGGAGACTGTTGGTTGCTGGCAGCGGCAGCAAACCTAACCCAGGAACCGCACATGTTCACGCGAGTCGTCCCAGAGGATAACAGTTTCACGGTGGACTACGCAGGGATATTTCATTTCACGTTCTGGAGATTCGGCCACTGGTACGATGTGGTGATTGACGATCGGCTACCCACCCACCAGGGGCGATTGGTTTACATGAGGTCATCGGAGAAGAATGAATTCTGGAGCGCACTGCTGGAGAAGGCGTACGCCAAACTGTTCGGGTCGTACGAGGCCTTGCGAGGTGGTTCGGCGAGTGAGGCGATGATAGATTTCACCGGAGGTATCTCGGAAACGTACGATATGAAGGAAGCTCCGAAGGATCTGTTTCAGATTATTGAGAAAGGGTTCAACAATCACGCAATGTTTGCGTGCAGTTTGGAACCGGATCCACAGCGACCGGAGGCAGAAACGGCCCAAGGGTTGATTAGAGGGCACGCATACTCGATCACGATGGCAAAAATGGTGGACATTCAGACGCCCAACGTGAAGGGGAAAATTCCGCTGCTGAGACTGCGGAATCCATGGGGAAATGCTACGGAATGGAACGGATCGTGGAGTGATCAATCGCCCGAGTGGAAGTACATATCGGAGGAAACGAAGCGGGAAATTGGACTGATATTCGAGGTGGATGGGGAGTTCTGGATATCATTCCAGGACTTTGTGAAGTATTTCGATCGAATCGAAATGTGCAATCTCAATCCGAATTGTCCAATCGTACAACGAACGGCATATCCTTGGAAACAATCGGCGTTCGAAGGAGAATGGGTTATTGGTAGCACAGCTGGCGGGTGTAGAAATTTCCCGGATACCTTCTGGCACAACCCACAGTACGTAGTTGCTCTGGATAATCCAGATAAGGACGATGACGAAGCCAAAGCTACGGCTATAGTTTCACTGCTGCAGAAGAATCGCCGTTCCAAGCAGAACAAGGGAACCGATTGTCTCACCATTGGGTTCATTGTGTATCGTGTGACCGAACGGGATCTTGTTAAGAAACCATTGCCCAAAGAATTCTTCCTACGAAACGCTTCCGTAGCGAGGTCCACCTATATCAATCTCCGAGAGGTGACCTGCCGGTTTAGGTTAGATCCCGGAACGTACGTTGTAATACCGTCGACATTTGAGCCGAATCTTGAGGGGGAATTCATGATTCGGGTGTTTTCGGAGTGTCCAAATTGTATGCGGGAGAACGAAGACTGCGTCGGTGTTTGCGATCAGGATCCACGG GTTGCGCCTGATACCAACAACAGCAAGTCAGTAGCACCA attcagattctggacAGTCCAGATCCGACGAAACCCGACCCTCAGCGAAAAGCCATGGAGCGGCTGTTCATCGAAGTGGCCGGCTCGGATGGAGAGATCGACTGGATGGAACTCAAGATGGTTTTGGATCACTGCTTCCGTGATGACATCACGATCGCTGCCAGAGGTATTACCCGAACTTACTACATGCCAACGCTGGAGTCCGAAATCAAGAAGGTGAAACCGGTGCCACCTGAAGCCGAGCCAGTCGGCTGTGGGTTGCTGGATATCTTGCGAAATTGGTACATCAACATGGCTGGTGGAGACAACCGCCCAGCGCAGGAGACATCCACCGATTTGGTGGTCTCGAAGGAGAAGGCCCCTCTGCTAGCGG CGGATTCAATCGGCGCCGGGTTCTCCAAGGATTCCTGCCGATCGATGGTAGCCATGCTGGACGAGGATGGATCCGGGAAGTTGGGTTTCGTGGAGTTCCAGAAGCTGTTGACGGAAATTGCCCGCTGGAAGGCGGTCTTCAAGCTGTACGATCAGGGCAAAACGGGACACCTGAACCCGTTCGAGTTGAGGTCCGCTCTCCAGTCAGCCGGTTACCACCTGAACAACAATATTCTCAACAGTCTGATGCACCGGTACGGTTCGAAGGAGGGAGAAATATGGTTCGATGATTTCATCACGTGTGCGGTTAAAATTAAAACCATGATCG ACATCTTCAGTACGAAGGTTGTGGATGGCAAAAACATAGCATCCTTTAGTATGGACGAATGGATCCACAAAACAATCTATTCTTGA
- the LOC129768347 gene encoding calpain-B-like isoform X1 has protein sequence MPDATRASIESLVKEFNGGASGWKRLHQSRTRFMPIVFGRDGKPQPKKDFRSVDAQDFHDLRASCLRTRTLFEDPVFPADNSSLDFGGGLSLSHIKWLRPSEISPNPVFYEDSYSRFDVNQGELGDCWLLAAAANLTQEPHMFTRVVPEDNSFTVDYAGIFHFTFWRFGHWYDVVIDDRLPTHQGRLVYMRSSEKNEFWSALLEKAYAKLFGSYEALRGGSASEAMIDFTGGISETYDMKEAPKDLFQIIEKGFNNHAMFACSLEPDPQRPEAETAQGLIRGHAYSITMAKMVDIQTPNVKGKIPLLRLRNPWGNATEWNGSWSDQSPEWKYISEETKREIGLIFEVDGEFWISFQDFVKYFDRIEMCNLNPNCPIVQRTAYPWKQSAFEGEWVIGSTAGGCRNFPDTFWHNPQYVVALDNPDKDDDEAKATAIVSLLQKNRRSKQNKGTDCLTIGFIVYRVTERDLVKKPLPKEFFLRNASVARSTYINLREVTCRFRLDPGTYVVIPSTFEPNLEGEFMIRVFSECPNCMRENEDCVGVCDQDPRVAPDTNNSKSVAPIQILDSPDPTKPDPQRKAMERLFIEVAGSDGEIDWMELKMVLDHCFRDDITIAARGITRTYYMPTLESEIKKVKPVPPEAEPVGCGLLDILRNWYINMAGGDNRPAQETSTDLVVSKEKAPLLAGEIGPDSIGAGFSKDSCRSMVAMLDEDGSGKLGFVEFQKLLTEIARWKAVFKLYDQGKTGHLNPFELRSALQSAGYHLNNNILNSLMHRYGSKEGEIWFDDFITCAVKIKTMIDIFSTKVVDGKNIASFSMDEWIHKTIYS, from the exons AAACCTCAGCCGAAGAAGGACTTTCGCAGTGTAGACGCCCAGGATTTCCACGATCTCCGCGCAAGCTGTCTTCGCACCAGGACCCTATTTGAGGATCCGGTTTTCCCCGCGGACAATTCCTCACTCGATTTCGGCGGTGGTTTATCCCTGTCCCACATCAAATGGCTTCGGCCGAGCGAGATTTCACCGAATCCGGTGTTCTACGAAGACAGCTACTCGCGGTTCGATGTGAACCAGGGAGAGTTAGGAGACTGTTGGTTGCTGGCAGCGGCAGCAAACCTAACCCAGGAACCGCACATGTTCACGCGAGTCGTCCCAGAGGATAACAGTTTCACGGTGGACTACGCAGGGATATTTCATTTCACGTTCTGGAGATTCGGCCACTGGTACGATGTGGTGATTGACGATCGGCTACCCACCCACCAGGGGCGATTGGTTTACATGAGGTCATCGGAGAAGAATGAATTCTGGAGCGCACTGCTGGAGAAGGCGTACGCCAAACTGTTCGGGTCGTACGAGGCCTTGCGAGGTGGTTCGGCGAGTGAGGCGATGATAGATTTCACCGGAGGTATCTCGGAAACGTACGATATGAAGGAAGCTCCGAAGGATCTGTTTCAGATTATTGAGAAAGGGTTCAACAATCACGCAATGTTTGCGTGCAGTTTGGAACCGGATCCACAGCGACCGGAGGCAGAAACGGCCCAAGGGTTGATTAGAGGGCACGCATACTCGATCACGATGGCAAAAATGGTGGACATTCAGACGCCCAACGTGAAGGGGAAAATTCCGCTGCTGAGACTGCGGAATCCATGGGGAAATGCTACGGAATGGAACGGATCGTGGAGTGATCAATCGCCCGAGTGGAAGTACATATCGGAGGAAACGAAGCGGGAAATTGGACTGATATTCGAGGTGGATGGGGAGTTCTGGATATCATTCCAGGACTTTGTGAAGTATTTCGATCGAATCGAAATGTGCAATCTCAATCCGAATTGTCCAATCGTACAACGAACGGCATATCCTTGGAAACAATCGGCGTTCGAAGGAGAATGGGTTATTGGTAGCACAGCTGGCGGGTGTAGAAATTTCCCGGATACCTTCTGGCACAACCCACAGTACGTAGTTGCTCTGGATAATCCAGATAAGGACGATGACGAAGCCAAAGCTACGGCTATAGTTTCACTGCTGCAGAAGAATCGCCGTTCCAAGCAGAACAAGGGAACCGATTGTCTCACCATTGGGTTCATTGTGTATCGTGTGACCGAACGGGATCTTGTTAAGAAACCATTGCCCAAAGAATTCTTCCTACGAAACGCTTCCGTAGCGAGGTCCACCTATATCAATCTCCGAGAGGTGACCTGCCGGTTTAGGTTAGATCCCGGAACGTACGTTGTAATACCGTCGACATTTGAGCCGAATCTTGAGGGGGAATTCATGATTCGGGTGTTTTCGGAGTGTCCAAATTGTATGCGGGAGAACGAAGACTGCGTCGGTGTTTGCGATCAGGATCCACGG GTTGCGCCTGATACCAACAACAGCAAGTCAGTAGCACCA attcagattctggacAGTCCAGATCCGACGAAACCCGACCCTCAGCGAAAAGCCATGGAGCGGCTGTTCATCGAAGTGGCCGGCTCGGATGGAGAGATCGACTGGATGGAACTCAAGATGGTTTTGGATCACTGCTTCCGTGATGACATCACGATCGCTGCCAGAGGTATTACCCGAACTTACTACATGCCAACGCTGGAGTCCGAAATCAAGAAGGTGAAACCGGTGCCACCTGAAGCCGAGCCAGTCGGCTGTGGGTTGCTGGATATCTTGCGAAATTGGTACATCAACATGGCTGGTGGAGACAACCGCCCAGCGCAGGAGACATCCACCGATTTGGTGGTCTCGAAGGAGAAGGCCCCTCTGCTAGCGGGTGAGATAGGTC CGGATTCAATCGGCGCCGGGTTCTCCAAGGATTCCTGCCGATCGATGGTAGCCATGCTGGACGAGGATGGATCCGGGAAGTTGGGTTTCGTGGAGTTCCAGAAGCTGTTGACGGAAATTGCCCGCTGGAAGGCGGTCTTCAAGCTGTACGATCAGGGCAAAACGGGACACCTGAACCCGTTCGAGTTGAGGTCCGCTCTCCAGTCAGCCGGTTACCACCTGAACAACAATATTCTCAACAGTCTGATGCACCGGTACGGTTCGAAGGAGGGAGAAATATGGTTCGATGATTTCATCACGTGTGCGGTTAAAATTAAAACCATGATCG ACATCTTCAGTACGAAGGTTGTGGATGGCAAAAACATAGCATCCTTTAGTATGGACGAATGGATCCACAAAACAATCTATTCTTGA
- the LOC129768347 gene encoding calpain-B-like isoform X3 gives MPDATRASIESLVKEFNGGASGWKRLHQSRTRFMPIVFGRDGKPQPKKDFRSVDAQDFHDLRASCLRTRTLFEDPVFPADNSSLDFGGGLSLSHIKWLRPSEISPNPVFYEDSYSRFDVNQGELGDCWLLAAAANLTQEPHMFTRVVPEDNSFTVDYAGIFHFTFWRFGHWYDVVIDDRLPTHQGRLVYMRSSEKNEFWSALLEKAYAKLFGSYEALRGGSASEAMIDFTGGISETYDMKEAPKDLFQIIEKGFNNHAMFACSLEPDPQRPEAETAQGLIRGHAYSITMAKMVDIQTPNVKGKIPLLRLRNPWGNATEWNGSWSDQSPEWKYISEETKREIGLIFEVDGEFWISFQDFVKYFDRIEMCNLNPNCPIVQRTAYPWKQSAFEGEWVIGSTAGGCRNFPDTFWHNPQYVVALDNPDKDDDEAKATAIVSLLQKNRRSKQNKGTDCLTIGFIVYRVTERDLVKKPLPKEFFLRNASVARSTYINLREVTCRFRLDPGTYVVIPSTFEPNLEGEFMIRVFSECPNCMRENEDCVGVCDQDPRIQILDSPDPTKPDPQRKAMERLFIEVAGSDGEIDWMELKMVLDHCFRDDITIAARGITRTYYMPTLESEIKKVKPVPPEAEPVGCGLLDILRNWYINMAGGDNRPAQETSTDLVVSKEKAPLLAGEIGPDSIGAGFSKDSCRSMVAMLDEDGSGKLGFVEFQKLLTEIARWKAVFKLYDQGKTGHLNPFELRSALQSAGYHLNNNILNSLMHRYGSKEGEIWFDDFITCAVKIKTMIDIFSTKVVDGKNIASFSMDEWIHKTIYS, from the exons AAACCTCAGCCGAAGAAGGACTTTCGCAGTGTAGACGCCCAGGATTTCCACGATCTCCGCGCAAGCTGTCTTCGCACCAGGACCCTATTTGAGGATCCGGTTTTCCCCGCGGACAATTCCTCACTCGATTTCGGCGGTGGTTTATCCCTGTCCCACATCAAATGGCTTCGGCCGAGCGAGATTTCACCGAATCCGGTGTTCTACGAAGACAGCTACTCGCGGTTCGATGTGAACCAGGGAGAGTTAGGAGACTGTTGGTTGCTGGCAGCGGCAGCAAACCTAACCCAGGAACCGCACATGTTCACGCGAGTCGTCCCAGAGGATAACAGTTTCACGGTGGACTACGCAGGGATATTTCATTTCACGTTCTGGAGATTCGGCCACTGGTACGATGTGGTGATTGACGATCGGCTACCCACCCACCAGGGGCGATTGGTTTACATGAGGTCATCGGAGAAGAATGAATTCTGGAGCGCACTGCTGGAGAAGGCGTACGCCAAACTGTTCGGGTCGTACGAGGCCTTGCGAGGTGGTTCGGCGAGTGAGGCGATGATAGATTTCACCGGAGGTATCTCGGAAACGTACGATATGAAGGAAGCTCCGAAGGATCTGTTTCAGATTATTGAGAAAGGGTTCAACAATCACGCAATGTTTGCGTGCAGTTTGGAACCGGATCCACAGCGACCGGAGGCAGAAACGGCCCAAGGGTTGATTAGAGGGCACGCATACTCGATCACGATGGCAAAAATGGTGGACATTCAGACGCCCAACGTGAAGGGGAAAATTCCGCTGCTGAGACTGCGGAATCCATGGGGAAATGCTACGGAATGGAACGGATCGTGGAGTGATCAATCGCCCGAGTGGAAGTACATATCGGAGGAAACGAAGCGGGAAATTGGACTGATATTCGAGGTGGATGGGGAGTTCTGGATATCATTCCAGGACTTTGTGAAGTATTTCGATCGAATCGAAATGTGCAATCTCAATCCGAATTGTCCAATCGTACAACGAACGGCATATCCTTGGAAACAATCGGCGTTCGAAGGAGAATGGGTTATTGGTAGCACAGCTGGCGGGTGTAGAAATTTCCCGGATACCTTCTGGCACAACCCACAGTACGTAGTTGCTCTGGATAATCCAGATAAGGACGATGACGAAGCCAAAGCTACGGCTATAGTTTCACTGCTGCAGAAGAATCGCCGTTCCAAGCAGAACAAGGGAACCGATTGTCTCACCATTGGGTTCATTGTGTATCGTGTGACCGAACGGGATCTTGTTAAGAAACCATTGCCCAAAGAATTCTTCCTACGAAACGCTTCCGTAGCGAGGTCCACCTATATCAATCTCCGAGAGGTGACCTGCCGGTTTAGGTTAGATCCCGGAACGTACGTTGTAATACCGTCGACATTTGAGCCGAATCTTGAGGGGGAATTCATGATTCGGGTGTTTTCGGAGTGTCCAAATTGTATGCGGGAGAACGAAGACTGCGTCGGTGTTTGCGATCAGGATCCACGG attcagattctggacAGTCCAGATCCGACGAAACCCGACCCTCAGCGAAAAGCCATGGAGCGGCTGTTCATCGAAGTGGCCGGCTCGGATGGAGAGATCGACTGGATGGAACTCAAGATGGTTTTGGATCACTGCTTCCGTGATGACATCACGATCGCTGCCAGAGGTATTACCCGAACTTACTACATGCCAACGCTGGAGTCCGAAATCAAGAAGGTGAAACCGGTGCCACCTGAAGCCGAGCCAGTCGGCTGTGGGTTGCTGGATATCTTGCGAAATTGGTACATCAACATGGCTGGTGGAGACAACCGCCCAGCGCAGGAGACATCCACCGATTTGGTGGTCTCGAAGGAGAAGGCCCCTCTGCTAGCGGGTGAGATAGGTC CGGATTCAATCGGCGCCGGGTTCTCCAAGGATTCCTGCCGATCGATGGTAGCCATGCTGGACGAGGATGGATCCGGGAAGTTGGGTTTCGTGGAGTTCCAGAAGCTGTTGACGGAAATTGCCCGCTGGAAGGCGGTCTTCAAGCTGTACGATCAGGGCAAAACGGGACACCTGAACCCGTTCGAGTTGAGGTCCGCTCTCCAGTCAGCCGGTTACCACCTGAACAACAATATTCTCAACAGTCTGATGCACCGGTACGGTTCGAAGGAGGGAGAAATATGGTTCGATGATTTCATCACGTGTGCGGTTAAAATTAAAACCATGATCG ACATCTTCAGTACGAAGGTTGTGGATGGCAAAAACATAGCATCCTTTAGTATGGACGAATGGATCCACAAAACAATCTATTCTTGA